The following are from one region of the Leptospira terpstrae serovar Hualin str. LT 11-33 = ATCC 700639 genome:
- a CDS encoding DUF423 domain-containing protein → MNLVKKQSSAVLILLICLSGFLAVAIGAFGAHGLKKFVSSELMVIFETGNRYHFYHTLAALAAFLLLQQSLVLESANKSTRYFKLATWMFLFGILIFSFSLYALAVTGIRILGAITPIGGVCFLIGWISLGLGSFYFFVPKK, encoded by the coding sequence ATGAATCTTGTCAAGAAGCAATCCTCTGCGGTTTTAATCCTGTTGATTTGTCTTTCTGGTTTTTTAGCTGTTGCCATCGGAGCTTTTGGAGCCCACGGACTTAAAAAATTTGTGAGCTCGGAACTTATGGTAATTTTTGAAACGGGAAATCGTTATCATTTTTATCATACGTTAGCTGCACTAGCAGCCTTTCTATTACTGCAGCAATCTTTAGTATTAGAATCTGCAAACAAAAGTACAAGATATTTTAAGTTAGCAACCTGGATGTTCCTTTTTGGAATTTTGATTTTTTCCTTTAGTTTGTATGCTCTAGCTGTTACGGGAATCCGAATTTTAGGGGCCATCACTCCCATAGGCGGAGTGTGTTTTTTAATTGGCTGGATTAGTTTAGGTCTTGGATCTTTTTATTTCTTTGTACCAAAAAAATAA